In Ailuropoda melanoleuca isolate Jingjing chromosome 4, ASM200744v2, whole genome shotgun sequence, the following proteins share a genomic window:
- the SEMA4C gene encoding semaphorin-4C isoform X2, translating into MAPHWAVWLLAVGLWGLGIGAEMWWNLVPRKTVSSGELATVVRRFSQTGIQDFLTLTLTEQTGLLYVGAREALFAFGVEALELQGVISWEAPAEKKAECIQKGKSNQTECFNFIRFLQPYNTSHLYVCGTYAFQPKCTYIDVLTFTLERGEFEDGKGKCPYDPAKGHTGLLVDGELYSATLNNFLGTEPVILRNMGPHHSMKTEYLAFWLNEPHFVGSAYVPESVGSFTGDDDKVYFFFSERAVEYDCYAEQVVARVARVCKGDMGGARTLQRKWTTFLKARLVCSAPDWQLYFNQLQALHTLRDASWHNTTFFGVFQARWGDVDLSAICEYQLEEIQRVFEGPYKEYREQAQKWGRYTDPVPSPRPGSCINNWHRRHGYTSSLELPDNTLNFIKKHPLMEEQVGPRWGRPLLVKKDTNFTHLVADRVTGLDGATYTVLFIGTGDGWLLKAVSLGPWVHLIEELQVFDQEPMESLVLSRSKKLLFAGSRSQLAQLPLADCVKYRSCADCVLARDPYCAWSVNASRCVAVGGPSGSLLIQHVTVSDTSGICNLRGNKKVRLTPKNITVVAGTDLVLPCHLSSNLAHARWTFGGRDLPVEQPGSFLYDARLQALVVMAAQPRHAGAYHCFSEEQGARLAAEGYLVAVVAGPSVTLEARAPLENLGLVWLAVVALGAVCLVLLLLVLSLRRRLREELEKGAKAAERTLVYPLELPKEPTSPPFRPGPETDEKLWDPVGYYYSDGSLKIVPGHARCQPGGGPPSPPPGIPGQPLPSPTRLHLGGGRNSNANGYVRLQLGGEDCGGLGHPLPELADELRRKLQQRQPLPDSNPEESSV; encoded by the exons AGTTGGCCACGGTGGTGCGGCGGTTCTCCCAGACGGGCATCCAGGACTTCCTGACGTTGACCCTGACTGAGCAGACAGGGCTTCTGTATGTGGGGGCCCGGGAGGCCCTGTTTGCCTTCGGCGTGGAGGCTCTGGAGCTGCAAGGAGTG atCTCATGGGAGGCACCAGCTGAGAAGAAGGCCGAGTGTATCCAGAAAGGGAAGAGTAACCAG ACGGAGTGTTTCAACTTCATCCGCTTCCTGCAGCCCTATAACACCTCCCACCTGTACGTCTGTGGCACCTACGCCTTCCAGCCCAAGTGCACCTACATC GACGTGCTCACCTTCACTTTGGAGCGTGGGGAATTTGAGGATGGGAAGGGGAAATGTCCCTATGACCCAGCGAAgggccacactggcctccttgtgG ATGGCGAGCTGTACTCGGCCACACTCAACAACTTCCTAGGCACAGAGCCTGTCATCCTGCGTAACATGGGGCCTCACCACTCCATGAAGACAGAGTACCTGGCCTTCTGGCTCAACG AGCCCCATTTCGTAGGCTCTGCCTACGTCCCAGAGAGTGTGGGCAGCTTCACGGGGGACGATGACAAGGTCTACTTCTTCTTCAGCGAGCGGGCAGTGGAGTATGACTGCTACGCGGAGCAGGTGGTGGCTCGTGTAGCCCGTGTCTGCAAG GGAGACATGGGGGGCGCGCGGACGCTGCAGAGGAAGTGGACCACGTTCCTGAAGGCGAGGCTGGTGTGCTCGGCCCCTGATTGGCAGCTCTACTTCAACCAGCTGCAGGCCCTCCACACCCTGCGGGACGCCTCTTGGCACAACACCACCTTCTTCGGGGTTTTCCAGGCGCGATG GGGCGATGTGGACTTGTCAGCCATCTGCGAATACCAGCTGGAAGAGATCCAGAGGGTATTCGAGGGTCCTTACAAGGAGTACCGTGAGCAAGCCCAGAAGTGGGGCCGCTATACAGACCCCGTACCCAGCCCGCGGCCCGGCTCG tgcaTCAACAACTGGCACCGACGCCATGGCTACACGAGTTCTCTGGAGCTGCCTGATAACACCCTCAACTTCATCAAGAAGCACCCGCTTATGGAGGAGCAGGTCGGGCCCCGGTGGGGCCGGCCCCTGCTTGTGAAGAAGGACACCAACTTCACCCACCTGGTGGCTGACCGAGTTACGGGGCTTGACGGAGCCACCTATACGGTGCTCTTCATTGGCACAG GAGATGGCTGGCTGCTCAAGGCCGTGAGCCTGGGCCCCTGGGTCCACCTGATCGAGGAGCTGCAGGTGTTTGACCAGGAGCCAATGGAAAGCTTGGTCCTGTCCCGGAGCAAG AAGCTGCTCTTCGCAGGCTCCCGCTCTCAGCTGGCTCAGCTGCCCCTGGCCGACTGCGTGAAATACCGCTCCTGTGCAGACTGCGTCCTCGCTCGGGACCCCTACTGTGCCTGGAGCGTCAACGCCAGCCGCTGCGTGGCCGTGGGTGGCCCCTCGGG GTCCTTGTTGATCCAGCACGTGACGGTCTCAGACACTTCAGGCATTTGTAATCTCCGTGGCAATAAAAAAG TCAGGCTCACACCCAAAAACATCACCGTGGTGGCGGGCACGGACCTGGTGCTGCCCTGCCACCTCTCTTCCAACTTGGCCCATGCCCGCTGGACCTTTGGGGGCCGGGACCTGCCCGTGGAACAGCCCGGCTCCTTCCTCTATGACGCCCGCCTGCAGGCCCTGGTCGTGATGGCTGCCCAGCCCCGCCACGCCGGGGCCTACCACTGCTTTTCGGAGGAGCAGGGGGCGCGGCTGGCTGCCGAAGGCTACCTGGTGGCCGTGGTGGCAGGCCCGTCGGTGACCCTGGAGGCTCGGGCGCCCTTGGAAAACCTGGGGCTGGTGTGGCTGGCTGTGGTGGCCCTGGGGGCCGTGTGCCTGGTCCTGCTGCTGCTCGTTCTGTCGCTGCGCCGGCGGCTGcgggaggagctggagaaaggtGCCAAGGCGGCGGAGAGGACCCTGGTGTACCCTCTGGAGCTGCCCAAGGAGCCCACCAGTCCCCCCTTCAGGCCTGGCCCGGAGACGGACGAGAAGCTCTGGGACCCCGTCGGCTACTACTACTCGGACGGCTCGCTCAAGATCGTGCCTGGACACGCGCGGTGCCAGCCCGGGGGCGGGCCCCCCTCTCCACCTCCTGGCATCCCCGGCCAGCCCCTGCCTTCTCCGACCCGGCTCCACCTGGGGGGCGGGCGGAACTCAAATGCCAACGGCTACGTGCGCTTACAGCTGGGGGGGGAGGACTGCGGCGGGCTGGGGCACCCCCTGCCCGAGCTCGCCGACGAACTGAGGCGCAAGCTGCAGCAGCGCCAGCCGCTGCCGGATTCCAATCCCGAGGAGTCCTCCGTATGA
- the SEMA4C gene encoding semaphorin-4C isoform X1 yields MFCQCLPAWACVAPFGSVFSGCDSDPFFSPSRAAGLELRAGASAMAPHWAVWLLAVGLWGLGIGAEMWWNLVPRKTVSSGELATVVRRFSQTGIQDFLTLTLTEQTGLLYVGAREALFAFGVEALELQGVISWEAPAEKKAECIQKGKSNQTECFNFIRFLQPYNTSHLYVCGTYAFQPKCTYIDVLTFTLERGEFEDGKGKCPYDPAKGHTGLLVDGELYSATLNNFLGTEPVILRNMGPHHSMKTEYLAFWLNEPHFVGSAYVPESVGSFTGDDDKVYFFFSERAVEYDCYAEQVVARVARVCKGDMGGARTLQRKWTTFLKARLVCSAPDWQLYFNQLQALHTLRDASWHNTTFFGVFQARWGDVDLSAICEYQLEEIQRVFEGPYKEYREQAQKWGRYTDPVPSPRPGSCINNWHRRHGYTSSLELPDNTLNFIKKHPLMEEQVGPRWGRPLLVKKDTNFTHLVADRVTGLDGATYTVLFIGTGDGWLLKAVSLGPWVHLIEELQVFDQEPMESLVLSRSKKLLFAGSRSQLAQLPLADCVKYRSCADCVLARDPYCAWSVNASRCVAVGGPSGSLLIQHVTVSDTSGICNLRGNKKVRLTPKNITVVAGTDLVLPCHLSSNLAHARWTFGGRDLPVEQPGSFLYDARLQALVVMAAQPRHAGAYHCFSEEQGARLAAEGYLVAVVAGPSVTLEARAPLENLGLVWLAVVALGAVCLVLLLLVLSLRRRLREELEKGAKAAERTLVYPLELPKEPTSPPFRPGPETDEKLWDPVGYYYSDGSLKIVPGHARCQPGGGPPSPPPGIPGQPLPSPTRLHLGGGRNSNANGYVRLQLGGEDCGGLGHPLPELADELRRKLQQRQPLPDSNPEESSV; encoded by the exons AGTTGGCCACGGTGGTGCGGCGGTTCTCCCAGACGGGCATCCAGGACTTCCTGACGTTGACCCTGACTGAGCAGACAGGGCTTCTGTATGTGGGGGCCCGGGAGGCCCTGTTTGCCTTCGGCGTGGAGGCTCTGGAGCTGCAAGGAGTG atCTCATGGGAGGCACCAGCTGAGAAGAAGGCCGAGTGTATCCAGAAAGGGAAGAGTAACCAG ACGGAGTGTTTCAACTTCATCCGCTTCCTGCAGCCCTATAACACCTCCCACCTGTACGTCTGTGGCACCTACGCCTTCCAGCCCAAGTGCACCTACATC GACGTGCTCACCTTCACTTTGGAGCGTGGGGAATTTGAGGATGGGAAGGGGAAATGTCCCTATGACCCAGCGAAgggccacactggcctccttgtgG ATGGCGAGCTGTACTCGGCCACACTCAACAACTTCCTAGGCACAGAGCCTGTCATCCTGCGTAACATGGGGCCTCACCACTCCATGAAGACAGAGTACCTGGCCTTCTGGCTCAACG AGCCCCATTTCGTAGGCTCTGCCTACGTCCCAGAGAGTGTGGGCAGCTTCACGGGGGACGATGACAAGGTCTACTTCTTCTTCAGCGAGCGGGCAGTGGAGTATGACTGCTACGCGGAGCAGGTGGTGGCTCGTGTAGCCCGTGTCTGCAAG GGAGACATGGGGGGCGCGCGGACGCTGCAGAGGAAGTGGACCACGTTCCTGAAGGCGAGGCTGGTGTGCTCGGCCCCTGATTGGCAGCTCTACTTCAACCAGCTGCAGGCCCTCCACACCCTGCGGGACGCCTCTTGGCACAACACCACCTTCTTCGGGGTTTTCCAGGCGCGATG GGGCGATGTGGACTTGTCAGCCATCTGCGAATACCAGCTGGAAGAGATCCAGAGGGTATTCGAGGGTCCTTACAAGGAGTACCGTGAGCAAGCCCAGAAGTGGGGCCGCTATACAGACCCCGTACCCAGCCCGCGGCCCGGCTCG tgcaTCAACAACTGGCACCGACGCCATGGCTACACGAGTTCTCTGGAGCTGCCTGATAACACCCTCAACTTCATCAAGAAGCACCCGCTTATGGAGGAGCAGGTCGGGCCCCGGTGGGGCCGGCCCCTGCTTGTGAAGAAGGACACCAACTTCACCCACCTGGTGGCTGACCGAGTTACGGGGCTTGACGGAGCCACCTATACGGTGCTCTTCATTGGCACAG GAGATGGCTGGCTGCTCAAGGCCGTGAGCCTGGGCCCCTGGGTCCACCTGATCGAGGAGCTGCAGGTGTTTGACCAGGAGCCAATGGAAAGCTTGGTCCTGTCCCGGAGCAAG AAGCTGCTCTTCGCAGGCTCCCGCTCTCAGCTGGCTCAGCTGCCCCTGGCCGACTGCGTGAAATACCGCTCCTGTGCAGACTGCGTCCTCGCTCGGGACCCCTACTGTGCCTGGAGCGTCAACGCCAGCCGCTGCGTGGCCGTGGGTGGCCCCTCGGG GTCCTTGTTGATCCAGCACGTGACGGTCTCAGACACTTCAGGCATTTGTAATCTCCGTGGCAATAAAAAAG TCAGGCTCACACCCAAAAACATCACCGTGGTGGCGGGCACGGACCTGGTGCTGCCCTGCCACCTCTCTTCCAACTTGGCCCATGCCCGCTGGACCTTTGGGGGCCGGGACCTGCCCGTGGAACAGCCCGGCTCCTTCCTCTATGACGCCCGCCTGCAGGCCCTGGTCGTGATGGCTGCCCAGCCCCGCCACGCCGGGGCCTACCACTGCTTTTCGGAGGAGCAGGGGGCGCGGCTGGCTGCCGAAGGCTACCTGGTGGCCGTGGTGGCAGGCCCGTCGGTGACCCTGGAGGCTCGGGCGCCCTTGGAAAACCTGGGGCTGGTGTGGCTGGCTGTGGTGGCCCTGGGGGCCGTGTGCCTGGTCCTGCTGCTGCTCGTTCTGTCGCTGCGCCGGCGGCTGcgggaggagctggagaaaggtGCCAAGGCGGCGGAGAGGACCCTGGTGTACCCTCTGGAGCTGCCCAAGGAGCCCACCAGTCCCCCCTTCAGGCCTGGCCCGGAGACGGACGAGAAGCTCTGGGACCCCGTCGGCTACTACTACTCGGACGGCTCGCTCAAGATCGTGCCTGGACACGCGCGGTGCCAGCCCGGGGGCGGGCCCCCCTCTCCACCTCCTGGCATCCCCGGCCAGCCCCTGCCTTCTCCGACCCGGCTCCACCTGGGGGGCGGGCGGAACTCAAATGCCAACGGCTACGTGCGCTTACAGCTGGGGGGGGAGGACTGCGGCGGGCTGGGGCACCCCCTGCCCGAGCTCGCCGACGAACTGAGGCGCAAGCTGCAGCAGCGCCAGCCGCTGCCGGATTCCAATCCCGAGGAGTCCTCCGTATGA